A region of Paramormyrops kingsleyae isolate MSU_618 chromosome 17, PKINGS_0.4, whole genome shotgun sequence DNA encodes the following proteins:
- the stt3a gene encoding dolichyl-diphosphooligosaccharide--protein glycosyltransferase subunit STT3A, which yields MTKLGFLRLSYEKQDTLLKLLILSMAAILSFSTRLFSVLRFESVIHEFDPYFNYRTTRFLAEEGFYKFHNWFDDRAWYPLGRIIGGTIYPGLMITSAALYHVLHFFHITIDIRNVCVFLAPLFSSFTAIVTYHLTKELKDAGAGLLAAAMIAVVPGYISRSVAGSYDNEGIAIFCMLLTYYMWIKAVKTGSIYWSSMCALAYFYMVSSWGGYVFLINLIPLHVLVLMLTGRFSHRIYVAYCTVYCLGTILSMQISFVGFQPVQSSEHMAAFGVFGLCQIHAFVDYLRSKLNTQQFEILFKSVISLVGFGLLSIGAVLMLTGKISPWTGRFYSLLDPSYAKNNIPIIASVSEHQPTTWSSYYFDLQLLVFMFPVGLYYCFNNLSDARIFIIMYGVTSMYFSAVMVRLMLVLAPVMCILSGIGVSQVLTTYMKNLDVSRPDKKTKKQHDSTYPIKNEVASGMILVMAFFLITYTFHSTWVTSEAYSSPSIVLSARGGDGSRIIFDDFREAYYWLRHNTPEDAKVMSWWDYGYQITAMANRTILVDNNTWNNTHISRVGQAMASTEEKAYEIMRELDVSYVLVIFGGLTGYSSDDINKFLWMVRIGGSTDTGRHIKEHDYYTPTGEFRVDREGSPVLLNCLMYKMCYYRFGQVYTEAKRPPGYDRVRNAEIGNKDFELDVLEEAYTTEHWLVRIYKVRDLDNRGLSRT from the exons cgtTCTCTACACGGCTCTTCTCCGTGCTGAGATTTGAAAGTGTTATCCATGAGTTTGACCC GTACTTCAATTACCGTACCACCCGTTTCTTGGCGGAAGAGGGTTTCTACAAGTTCCATAACTGGTTTGACGATCGAGCTTGGTACCCTCTGGGGAGGATCATTGGTGGTACGATTTACCCAG gCCTGATGATTACCTCTGCAGCACTCTACCACGTCCTGCACTTCTTCCACATCACCATCGACATCCGCAACGTCTGCGTGTTCCTGGCGCCGCTCTTCTCCTCCTTCACTGCCATTGTGACGTATCACCTCACGAAGGAGCTGAAG GATGCAGGTGCTGGACTCCTAGCAGCAGCCATGATTGCCGTAGTTCCTGGTTACATTTCGCGTTCTGTGGCCGGCTCCTATGATAATGAAG GCATCGCCATTTTCTGCATGCTGCTCACCTATTACATGTGGATCAAGGCAGTGAAGACTGGCTCCATCTACTGGTCGTCCATGTGTGCTCTGGCGTACTTCTACATG GTGTCCTCATGGGGGGGCTACGTGTTCCTGATCAACCTGATTCCCCTTCACGTTCTAGTGCTGATGCTCACAGGCCGCTTCTCCCATCGCATCTACGTGGCCTACTGCACCGTCTACTGCCTGGGCACCATCCTTTCCATGCAGATCTCCTTTGTAGGCTTCCAG cctGTACAGTCCTCGGAGCACATGGCCGCCTTCGGGGTCTTCGGCCTGTGCCAGATCCACGCGTTCGTCGACTATCTCCGCAGCAAGCTCAACACTCAGCAGTTTGAGATTCTCTTCAAGAGTGTCATCTCCCTGGTTGGGTTTGGGCTGCTCTCCATCGGTGCAGTGCTCATGCTAACCG GTAAGATCTCTCCTTGGACTGGGCGTTTTTACTCCTTGCTGGACCCCTCTTACGCTAAGAACAACATCCCCATCATCGCCTCTGTGTCTGAGCACCAGCCCACCACCTGGTCCTCCTACTACTTTGACCTTCAGCTGCTGGTCTTCATGTttccag TGGGACTTTACTATTGCTTCAACAATCTATCGGATGCCAGAATTTTCATCATCATGTATGGTGTCACCAGCATGTACTTCTCAGCTGTCATG GTGCGTCTCATGCTGGTCCTGGCCCCGGTCATGTGCATCCTCTCAGGCATCGGGGTCTCCCAGGTGCTCACCACCTACATGAAGAACCTGGACGTCAGCCGGCCCGATAAGAAGACCAAGAAGCAGCACGACTCCACTTACCCCATTAAGAATGAG GTGGCTAGTGGCATGATCCTGGTCATGGCCTTCTTCCTCATCACCTACACCTTCCACTCcacctgggtcaccagtgaggCCTACTCCTCCCCGTCCATCGTCCTCTCTGCCCGTGGAGGAGACGGCAGCCGCATCATCTTCGACGACTTCAGAGAGGCCTATTACTGGCTGAGGCACAATACCCCGGAG GATGCCAAGGTGATGTCATGGTGGGATTACGGGTACCAGATTACGGCAATGGCTAATCGGACCATCCTGGTGGACAACAACACATGGAACAACACTCACATTTCTCGAGTGGGCCAG GCTATGGCTTCCACTGAGGAGAAGGCTTACGAGATCATGCGGGAGCTAGATGTCAGCTATGTCTTGGTGATCTTTGGGGGACTGACGGGATACTCTTCAGATG ACATAAACAAGTTCCTCTGGATGGTGCGAATCGGTGGCAGCACAGACACCGGGAGGCACATCAAGGAGCACGACTACTACACCCCAACCGGGGAGTTCCGCGTGGACCGGGAGGGTTCCCCCgtgctcctgaactgcctgatgTACAAGATGTGCTACTACCGCTTCGGCCAGGTCTACACAGAGGCCA AGCGCCCTCCTGGCTACGACAGGGTGAGGAATGCTGAAATTGGTAACAAGGACTTCGAACTGGACGTGTTGGAGGAGGCCTACACTACGGAACACTGGCTGGTTAGAATATACAAG GTGAGAGATCTAGACAACCGGGGACTTTCCCGGACATAA